Proteins found in one Vagococcus carniphilus genomic segment:
- a CDS encoding MFS transporter, with translation MENHQKEKLFNKGFISITLINFVVYLVYYLLMVIIAVIAQDNLHATLGQAGLASGIYIIGTLLARLFMGKTLELIGRKKVLRYGSLFYLVTTIAYLFIPNMGVMYLVRLLNGFGYGTVSTATNAIVTAYIPKSRHGEGINYYGLSTSLAAAIGPFVGLVLLDKTDFKFIIFFSIVLILLTTIACLIFPVKDIEITKEHRALLSSWKLDSFIEKKVLFISSIGFLMGVSYSSVLSFLASYAEELNLTVYRSFFFVVYALIITFTRPLTGRIFDSYGENAVMYPSYIFLTAGLVVLSFSTTGWVFLLSGALIGLGYGTFMSNGQAVCLKTSDSHRIGISLSTYFIGLDLGLGIGPYLLGELRNFLSFQEVYLVAAVLPVLCIVLYGLFYQKSLNYFKVNEVK, from the coding sequence ATGGAAAATCATCAAAAAGAAAAATTATTTAATAAGGGATTTATTAGTATTACCCTAATCAATTTTGTTGTGTATTTGGTTTATTATTTGTTAATGGTTATTATAGCAGTCATTGCACAAGATAATTTGCATGCCACATTAGGTCAAGCCGGTTTAGCATCTGGTATTTATATTATTGGAACGTTACTAGCACGTCTTTTTATGGGGAAAACGTTGGAATTAATTGGTAGAAAAAAAGTGTTACGATATGGCTCATTGTTTTATTTAGTTACAACAATTGCTTATCTTTTTATTCCTAATATGGGAGTTATGTATTTAGTTAGATTGTTAAATGGTTTTGGTTACGGTACTGTATCTACCGCTACAAATGCGATTGTTACAGCTTATATACCTAAATCAAGACACGGTGAAGGGATTAATTATTACGGTTTAAGTACCAGTCTTGCTGCAGCAATTGGGCCATTTGTTGGTTTAGTATTATTAGATAAAACAGACTTTAAGTTTATTATCTTCTTTTCAATTGTACTGATTTTATTAACAACAATTGCTTGTTTAATTTTCCCAGTAAAAGATATTGAAATAACGAAAGAACACAGAGCCTTATTATCTTCTTGGAAATTAGATAGTTTTATTGAAAAGAAAGTTTTATTTATCAGCTCAATTGGTTTCTTGATGGGTGTTTCTTACTCAAGTGTTTTATCTTTTCTAGCTTCTTATGCTGAAGAGTTAAATTTAACCGTTTATCGTTCATTCTTTTTTGTGGTGTATGCTTTAATTATCACATTTACAAGACCCCTTACAGGAAGAATTTTTGATAGTTACGGAGAAAATGCCGTGATGTATCCAAGTTATATCTTTTTAACGGCAGGTTTAGTTGTCCTTAGTTTTTCAACAACTGGTTGGGTATTTTTATTATCAGGTGCTTTAATTGGGCTTGGTTATGGAACATTCATGTCAAATGGACAAGCAGTCTGCTTAAAAACAAGTGATAGCCATAGAATTGGTATTTCATTATCCACTTATTTTATCGGACTTGATTTAGGATTAGGGATTGGACCATACTTACTAGGAGAACTTAGAAACTTTTTATCTTTCCAAGAAGTTTACTTAGTTGCTGCAGTATTGCCTGTTCTATGTATTGTTTTATATGGCTTGTTCTATCAAAAAAGCTTAAATTATTTCAAGGTAAATGAGGTAAAATAA
- a CDS encoding GyrI-like domain-containing protein, producing the protein MKELTQKEKCIKGLKIRTDNQSINEIIGLWQKVPEMELSGEIFAVYSNYESDHTGKYDLLIGNSESTEENQVIINKGKYLVFELPSALPEKIGEVWQKIWSDESIYEKRLFTTDFEHYLTDGSGKIYLAIK; encoded by the coding sequence ATGAAAGAACTAACTCAAAAAGAGAAATGTATAAAAGGATTAAAGATTAGAACGGATAATCAAAGCATCAATGAGATTATTGGTTTGTGGCAAAAGGTGCCAGAGATGGAGCTGTCAGGAGAAATATTTGCCGTTTATTCCAATTATGAAAGTGATCATACGGGTAAATATGATTTATTAATTGGAAACTCAGAGTCAACAGAAGAAAATCAAGTGATAATAAACAAAGGTAAATATTTAGTTTTTGAGTTGCCAAGTGCTTTACCTGAAAAAATAGGGGAAGTATGGCAGAAAATTTGGTCAGACGAATCTATCTATGAGAAAAGATTGTTTACGACTGATTTTGAGCATTACTTAACAGATGGTAGTGGAAAGATTTATTTAGCTATTAAATAA
- a CDS encoding polysaccharide deacetylase family protein, with product MKKNWFSFLIVGSMLGIMGTIALAEDSSDVVSSNIISSSDIQSITSSSTSEEVMTASSAETTKNTEEMPLKNLQTIDSIQHFYPEQYGVLSKGETFYYETAEDAKDGTNPKEIDNLTSRLVKIVDLYTLDNQSIYHFFSDSDQEGFIEINKIDRTESKKFVTITDKTPNIAVYKDMKLEDKVDESLVKNKTLKVQEEFTINEDTYFSLVGTENKIIGFINKKEASETENAQGAYQSLGSYLNISEKNKDVYQNFEFDKKNNTSNLLNQTFLAKGIYYHSNGENYLSVFNQKNKWIGYINQKDVNLTPNKQGNYQAYGKYVTLTKKNYDIWGNFAWKSKAKAGKYANQTLIAKGIYYHFNGEKYLSLYDNKDNWLGYINANGTTIAEGAQGSYYSYNKFVTIKSKNYDFWNSFKWSKRGSSSSVVNQTFKARGIYYHFNGSKYLSVYDNKGKWLGYINQNAASVAKGPQGSYQNFNKYVSVTTSNYSIWQNFDWKKKSSTKNYRNQTLHAKGIYRHYNGEAYYSLYNNKNQWLGYVNKNGVTLAEGRQGIYHSYWKNVTFSSSNYPIWRDFSWKKQNTSFKVSGKTLKARGIYYHFNGSSYYTVYNGNTWVGYINVNAAQNYDMNKLIPNTESLLAVHQITQQKILDSTNRPSSIIDKVLSMPTISRNQITFRDNHFVVSLKGRGLGMDSVKLTAKEIAPGVNYRLLPADQIKGAIPKLKGNQKYIALTFDDGPNPYTTPQLLNILKQKKVKASFFMVGNAVNANPNVAKRVANEGHQIGSHSYSHPQLTGLSTNQIQQEMRATDKAIYYATGKLPKTFRPPYGAINRYVSNVVSKPAIMWSIDTRDWESRNPYMINNVVNNNHHSGAIILLHDIHQPSVNSVSQMIDNLRQKGYQFVTIDELYEMGERPLNGYFSQYRSVRY from the coding sequence ATGAAAAAGAATTGGTTTAGTTTTCTAATTGTTGGTAGCATGTTAGGAATCATGGGAACAATTGCGCTTGCTGAAGATTCAAGCGACGTAGTTTCCTCAAATATCATTAGTAGTAGTGACATTCAAAGTATCACATCTAGTAGTACTAGTGAGGAAGTGATGACTGCTTCATCAGCAGAAACCACTAAAAATACAGAGGAAATGCCTTTAAAAAATCTTCAAACAATAGATAGCATTCAACATTTTTATCCTGAGCAATATGGTGTTCTCTCAAAAGGCGAAACCTTCTATTATGAAACGGCTGAGGATGCAAAAGATGGTACGAATCCAAAAGAAATAGATAACCTTACTAGCAGACTAGTTAAAATTGTCGATTTGTATACATTGGATAATCAGTCGATTTATCATTTTTTCAGTGATTCTGACCAAGAAGGTTTTATCGAAATCAATAAAATTGATCGAACTGAATCAAAAAAATTCGTTACAATAACAGATAAAACGCCTAACATAGCAGTTTATAAAGATATGAAACTGGAAGATAAAGTAGACGAGTCATTAGTTAAAAATAAAACGTTGAAGGTTCAAGAAGAATTTACGATTAATGAAGATACTTATTTTTCTTTAGTTGGAACTGAGAATAAGATAATTGGCTTTATTAATAAAAAAGAGGCTAGTGAAACTGAAAATGCACAAGGAGCTTATCAATCTCTAGGTAGTTATCTCAATATTTCTGAAAAAAATAAAGATGTCTATCAAAACTTTGAGTTCGATAAGAAAAATAATACATCTAATTTACTCAATCAAACGTTTTTAGCTAAAGGAATTTATTACCATTCAAATGGTGAAAATTATCTTTCAGTTTTTAACCAAAAGAACAAATGGATAGGTTACATCAATCAAAAAGATGTTAACTTAACACCTAATAAACAAGGTAATTATCAAGCATATGGAAAATACGTTACTTTAACAAAGAAAAATTATGATATTTGGGGAAATTTTGCATGGAAATCAAAAGCCAAAGCTGGTAAATATGCCAATCAAACTCTAATCGCTAAAGGTATTTACTATCATTTTAATGGTGAAAAGTACCTATCCTTATATGACAATAAAGACAATTGGCTTGGTTATATCAACGCTAATGGCACTACTATAGCTGAAGGTGCTCAAGGTAGTTACTATTCTTACAATAAATTTGTCACTATCAAAAGTAAAAACTACGATTTTTGGAATAGTTTCAAATGGAGTAAACGTGGGTCAAGTTCAAGTGTCGTTAATCAAACTTTTAAGGCCCGTGGTATCTACTATCACTTTAACGGCAGTAAGTACCTAAGTGTTTATGATAACAAAGGTAAATGGTTAGGATACATTAACCAAAACGCTGCATCAGTTGCTAAAGGTCCTCAAGGAAGTTATCAAAACTTTAACAAGTATGTTTCTGTGACAACAAGTAATTATTCGATTTGGCAAAACTTTGATTGGAAGAAAAAGAGTTCGACTAAAAATTATCGTAACCAAACGCTTCATGCCAAAGGAATCTATCGTCATTACAATGGCGAAGCCTACTACTCACTTTACAATAATAAAAATCAATGGCTTGGTTATGTCAACAAAAATGGAGTAACACTAGCTGAAGGACGTCAAGGGATCTATCATTCTTACTGGAAAAACGTTACTTTCTCATCTAGTAATTACCCTATTTGGCGAGATTTCAGTTGGAAAAAACAAAATACTTCTTTCAAAGTAAGTGGAAAAACACTTAAGGCTCGCGGTATTTATTATCATTTTAACGGCTCAAGTTACTATACTGTCTATAACGGTAATACGTGGGTTGGGTATATTAATGTGAACGCTGCTCAAAATTACGATATGAATAAATTAATTCCTAATACAGAAAGTTTACTTGCAGTTCACCAAATTACGCAACAAAAGATACTTGATTCAACTAATCGACCAAGTTCAATTATTGATAAGGTTTTAAGTATGCCAACAATCAGCCGAAATCAAATCACTTTTAGAGATAACCACTTTGTTGTCTCCCTAAAAGGACGTGGTCTAGGAATGGATAGCGTTAAATTAACGGCTAAAGAAATCGCTCCTGGAGTTAATTATCGTTTACTACCAGCTGATCAGATTAAAGGAGCTATTCCTAAACTTAAAGGAAACCAAAAATATATCGCTTTAACTTTTGACGATGGACCAAATCCTTATACAACGCCTCAACTGCTCAATATCTTGAAGCAAAAGAAAGTCAAAGCAAGTTTCTTTATGGTAGGAAATGCTGTTAATGCCAATCCAAATGTTGCCAAACGTGTTGCTAATGAAGGTCATCAAATTGGTAGCCATAGTTATTCTCATCCACAATTGACAGGTCTTTCAACCAATCAAATCCAACAGGAAATGAGAGCAACTGACAAAGCAATTTATTACGCAACTGGTAAGTTACCAAAAACCTTTAGACCACCTTACGGAGCAATCAACCGCTACGTTTCAAATGTTGTTTCAAAACCAGCAATTATGTGGAGTATTGACACGAGAGATTGGGAATCAAGAAATCCATATATGATTAACAATGTAGTGAATAACAATCATCATAGCGGAGCAATTATTTTACTCCATGATATTCACCAACCGTCTGTTAACTCAGTGTCGCAAATGATTGATAACCTAAGACAAAAAGGCTATCAATTTGTAACAATTGATGAATTATATGAAATGGGAGAACGCCCATTAAATGGCTATTTCAGTCAATACCGTTCAGTGAGATATTAA
- a CDS encoding Crp/Fnr family transcriptional regulator, with protein sequence MENHVLQDYLNNHAFPIVTKKRKSYLTYEGLQDRYAYVLKDGIIKTSVISRDGREFNLRYIKGLEIVSLVKDEYSQFIDAPFNIRIESETAELYQLDRVQFWKDINQNRELQTYVKDYYRIMLLHSMKKMQQMLMNGKFGAVCTQIYELYDTFGVPVKNGILIDFVVTNEEIAHFCGITSASSVNRMIQQLKDAGAIEIHQRKFLIKDLELIKENIIF encoded by the coding sequence ATGGAAAACCATGTGCTACAAGATTACTTGAACAATCATGCCTTTCCAATTGTCACCAAAAAAAGAAAGTCATACTTAACTTATGAAGGCTTACAAGATCGTTATGCTTACGTATTAAAAGATGGGATTATCAAAACGAGCGTCATCTCAAGAGATGGCAGAGAGTTCAATTTACGCTACATTAAGGGTTTGGAAATTGTTTCTCTTGTTAAAGATGAATACTCTCAGTTTATTGATGCACCTTTCAATATTCGAATCGAATCTGAAACAGCCGAACTTTACCAACTAGACCGTGTGCAATTCTGGAAAGATATTAATCAAAACAGAGAACTCCAAACATATGTAAAAGATTACTACCGTATTATGCTACTTCATTCCATGAAAAAAATGCAACAAATGCTGATGAACGGAAAATTTGGTGCTGTATGTACTCAAATTTATGAACTTTATGATACTTTTGGCGTACCCGTTAAAAATGGTATTCTAATTGATTTTGTTGTGACTAATGAAGAGATTGCACATTTCTGTGGTATCACATCTGCAAGTAGTGTTAATCGAATGATCCAACAACTTAAAGATGCTGGTGCAATAGAAATCCACCAAAGAAAGTTTTTAATTAAAGACTTAGAACTCATTAAAGAGAACATTATTTTTTAA
- a CDS encoding putative metal homeostasis protein, producing MEKQDVSSAYRRLKSPNIKTRKRALKIIKEFKRGK from the coding sequence ATGGAAAAACAAGATGTTTCTAGTGCTTACAGACGTTTAAAAAGTCCTAACATAAAGACGAGAAAAAGAGCGCTTAAAATTATTAAAGAATTTAAACGAGGAAAATAA
- a CDS encoding PTS sugar transporter subunit IIC, translating into MSVINFIIDNILTQASITIALIAMLGLILQKKSVGQVISGSLKTLLGFQVLSAGSSIIVGSLTYFGEIFTEGFHMQGIIPSIEAINGQAMNELGLGRDIALTFLAIFIFNILIARFTKWKYIFLTGQAILWMATMTTVFGFFVGLRGLPLIIIGGFVGGVFAVAMPAIAQPIIRKITGSNDIALGHFCTIGYLFEAGVAWLTGERGENKKSIEDMKLPKGFEFLQDTYLSVMVVMVPLYIITALFAGQEFASTLSGDQHYVMFAFMQSIQFVVGVYVLLSGVRLLLGEIVPAFRGIAMKLVPDAIPALDCPVFFSYSPNAVILGFITTTIGTVIAMFTLPKFGLAMILPGMLTNFFAGGTAGIFGNAVGGRRGAIIGGIAHGFFITLLPALLVTIFNGMGFVNATATDVDTVAVALLYAWVFGPILKRF; encoded by the coding sequence ATGTCAGTTATAAATTTTATTATAGATAACATACTAACTCAGGCATCTATAACAATTGCTTTAATAGCAATGTTAGGTTTAATTCTTCAAAAAAAATCAGTTGGGCAAGTTATTTCAGGTTCATTGAAAACGCTATTAGGATTTCAAGTGCTTAGTGCTGGCTCTAGTATCATTGTTGGTAGTTTAACTTATTTTGGAGAGATATTCACTGAAGGATTTCATATGCAAGGTATTATACCTTCTATTGAGGCAATTAATGGCCAAGCTATGAATGAGTTAGGTTTAGGAAGGGATATCGCTTTAACATTCTTGGCGATTTTTATTTTTAATATTTTAATTGCGAGATTTACTAAATGGAAATACATATTCTTAACTGGTCAAGCAATTCTCTGGATGGCTACCATGACTACTGTATTTGGATTTTTTGTTGGTTTGCGAGGTTTACCATTAATCATAATAGGTGGTTTTGTTGGAGGTGTATTTGCTGTTGCAATGCCAGCAATAGCTCAACCTATCATTAGAAAAATCACTGGTTCAAATGATATCGCGTTAGGACATTTTTGTACAATTGGCTATTTGTTTGAAGCAGGTGTTGCGTGGTTGACTGGTGAACGTGGTGAAAATAAAAAATCTATTGAAGATATGAAGTTACCAAAAGGATTTGAATTTTTACAAGATACGTATTTATCAGTAATGGTAGTAATGGTTCCATTGTACATAATAACAGCTCTTTTTGCTGGTCAAGAATTTGCATCAACATTATCCGGGGATCAACACTATGTCATGTTTGCTTTTATGCAATCTATACAGTTTGTAGTAGGTGTTTATGTATTACTATCAGGTGTTCGCTTACTATTGGGAGAAATTGTACCTGCGTTTAGAGGTATTGCCATGAAATTAGTTCCAGATGCTATTCCAGCATTAGATTGTCCGGTATTTTTCTCTTATAGTCCAAATGCAGTGATTTTAGGATTTATAACAACAACAATTGGTACGGTAATTGCTATGTTTACTTTACCAAAATTCGGATTGGCAATGATTTTACCAGGTATGTTAACTAACTTTTTTGCAGGTGGAACAGCAGGTATTTTTGGTAACGCTGTAGGAGGAAGAAGAGGTGCCATTATTGGTGGAATTGCACACGGATTCTTTATTACTCTACTTCCTGCATTATTAGTTACTATTTTCAATGGTATGGGATTTGTAAATGCAACAGCAACAGATGTTGATACTGTTGCAGTAGCGTTGTTATATGCTTGGGTATTTGGTCCAATTCTAAAAAGATTTTAG
- a CDS encoding BglG family transcription antiterminator — MKVRTIKLLKKILSSSYPISIKSLSEYFNVSTRTIQNLIGEANEYLETLNYGLIKNIRGKGVFIEVSLEEKNEIVKNIFLDGYFFLEKEERELDLLLSIAFSQEPIFLNKKEKEYLVSKSTMDDDMRKLRKKLSKYDIEIISNGKHGCIFEGSERSIRMMLFDFINKEIGTVELTRKTRAQLSINQQILTKYIDDEEFEMLLNILKEFFKNMDDEMYKKQILLFTLIWVYRLRKGNSVGSMSLEKMEESNQNNEIEEYILLVIESFELEVNQIESNYLKFIIMSLNTESLDNSINWVNTQIITIGLMKYVEEVTGIPFHKKEEKLYESLYNHVSSMISRVKSGVQVFNPILESIKNNYSEIYKAVEDFVPQIESLIEVEILESEVSFLAIHFSTVYMHLREESSLIFKSVVVCNHGIATSNLLAASLRKWFPEIDVVAVIGSQDLFLINKLDADLVFSTYPIEVRDKPLLVVDPVITEDNLVPIKEFLMDNNQFGRLKINNSDYTEMFNEIISVINRNNQTVNVADYNYLKELFRNNSLKINLEEIQPMLKDKLKDNNIIMNGVVNSWEDSITMVSQPLLEEEVIAPNYVDAMINSVKEHGPYIVIGKHLALAHARPEDGANSLGISVLKLANPIEFGNEEMDPVKLVFCLAATDSYSHLNIMKELVSLINDETRLEKLAATDSKEDFKNILFEENLNN, encoded by the coding sequence ATGAAAGTAAGAACAATAAAACTTTTAAAAAAAATATTGTCTAGTTCATATCCAATTAGCATAAAGAGTTTAAGTGAATATTTTAATGTGAGTACAAGGACAATTCAAAATTTGATAGGTGAAGCGAATGAGTATTTAGAAACATTGAATTATGGACTAATTAAAAATATTAGAGGTAAGGGAGTGTTCATAGAGGTTTCGCTAGAGGAAAAAAATGAAATAGTAAAAAATATTTTTTTAGATGGCTACTTTTTTCTAGAAAAAGAAGAAAGAGAATTAGATTTGTTGTTATCTATAGCGTTTTCTCAAGAACCTATTTTTTTAAACAAAAAAGAAAAAGAATATTTAGTTTCAAAAAGTACTATGGATGATGACATGCGTAAATTACGAAAGAAATTGTCTAAATATGATATTGAAATTATTAGTAATGGTAAACATGGGTGTATTTTTGAAGGTTCAGAGCGTTCGATAAGAATGATGCTGTTTGATTTTATTAATAAAGAAATAGGAACAGTCGAATTAACAAGAAAAACAAGAGCACAATTATCCATAAATCAGCAAATTTTAACTAAGTATATTGATGATGAAGAATTTGAAATGCTATTGAATATTCTAAAAGAATTCTTCAAAAACATGGATGACGAAATGTATAAGAAACAAATTTTATTATTCACATTAATTTGGGTGTATAGATTAAGAAAAGGAAATTCTGTTGGTTCGATGAGTTTGGAAAAAATGGAAGAATCTAATCAAAATAATGAGATAGAGGAATACATCTTACTGGTCATTGAATCGTTTGAACTAGAAGTAAATCAGATAGAGAGTAACTATTTAAAGTTCATAATAATGTCATTGAATACTGAAAGTTTAGATAATTCTATCAATTGGGTAAATACACAAATAATAACGATTGGATTGATGAAATATGTAGAAGAGGTAACGGGAATACCTTTTCATAAAAAAGAAGAAAAATTATATGAATCTTTGTATAATCATGTTTCATCTATGATATCAAGAGTAAAAAGTGGTGTTCAAGTTTTCAATCCGATACTAGAAAGTATTAAAAATAACTATAGTGAAATCTATAAAGCAGTAGAAGATTTTGTCCCACAAATTGAAAGTTTAATTGAAGTTGAAATATTGGAGAGTGAAGTATCGTTTCTAGCAATTCATTTTTCGACAGTTTATATGCATTTAAGAGAAGAAAGTTCGTTAATATTCAAAAGTGTCGTTGTTTGTAACCATGGTATAGCAACAAGTAATTTATTGGCCGCAAGTTTAAGGAAATGGTTTCCTGAAATTGATGTTGTAGCTGTTATTGGCTCACAGGATTTGTTTTTGATAAATAAATTAGATGCTGATTTAGTATTTTCAACTTATCCAATAGAGGTTAGGGATAAACCTTTACTGGTTGTAGATCCAGTGATTACTGAAGATAACTTGGTCCCGATTAAAGAGTTTTTAATGGATAACAATCAATTTGGTAGATTAAAAATAAATAACAGTGATTATACAGAAATGTTTAATGAAATCATTTCTGTAATTAATAGAAATAATCAAACAGTTAATGTAGCTGATTATAATTATTTAAAAGAATTATTTAGAAATAACAGCTTAAAAATAAATTTAGAGGAGATTCAACCAATGCTAAAGGATAAGTTAAAAGATAACAATATTATTATGAATGGAGTTGTTAATAGTTGGGAAGATTCAATAACAATGGTATCTCAACCTTTGTTAGAAGAAGAAGTTATCGCACCAAATTATGTAGATGCAATGATTAATTCAGTTAAAGAGCATGGTCCGTACATTGTTATAGGAAAACATTTAGCTTTGGCGCATGCAAGGCCAGAAGATGGTGCTAATAGTTTAGGAATAAGTGTTTTAAAATTAGCAAACCCAATTGAATTTGGTAATGAGGAGATGGATCCTGTAAAACTTGTTTTTTGTTTAGCAGCAACTGATTCTTATTCACATTTGAATATTATGAAAGAATTGGTTTCATTAATTAATGATGAAACGAGATTGGAAAAATTGGCAGCAACTGATTCAAAAGAAGATTTTAAAAACATATTATTTGAAGAAAATTTAAACAATTAA
- the rpsN gene encoding 30S ribosomal protein S14, with protein sequence MAKKAKIEKMKQQQQLIEQYREERALLIKNKDYEGLRKLPIDSNPNRLKNRDLEDGRPRGYMRKFGLSRVNFREQALLGNIPGVKKASW encoded by the coding sequence ATGGCTAAAAAAGCAAAAATAGAAAAAATGAAACAACAGCAACAATTAATTGAGCAATACCGTGAAGAACGAGCACTTTTAATTAAAAATAAAGATTATGAAGGTTTAAGAAAGCTACCGATTGATTCTAATCCTAATCGCCTAAAAAATAGAGATTTAGAAGATGGAAGACCACGTGGTTATATGAGAAAATTTGGTTTGTCTCGAGTAAACTTTAGGGAACAAGCTTTATTAGGCAATATTCCAGGTGTAAAAAAAGCGAGTTGGTAA
- a CDS encoding PTS sugar transporter subunit IIB — protein sequence MKKINILFVCGAGLGSSFAAQMSAEDVLNKLGVEANLDHVDISTAASVKTDIIITAENFRSQFEKYSLDSGTSIVYLKNIVSKVEIEEKLTPVLQEKGII from the coding sequence ATGAAAAAAATCAATATTTTATTTGTATGTGGAGCAGGCTTAGGGAGTAGTTTTGCTGCCCAAATGTCAGCAGAGGATGTTTTAAATAAATTAGGAGTGGAGGCGAATTTAGATCATGTAGATATTTCAACAGCAGCTTCAGTGAAAACAGATATTATTATTACTGCAGAAAATTTCAGAAGTCAATTTGAAAAATATAGTTTAGATTCAGGTACGTCAATTGTCTATCTTAAAAATATTGTGTCAAAAGTTGAAATTGAGGAAAAATTAACACCTGTTCTACAAGAAAAAGGAATAATTTAA
- a CDS encoding helix-turn-helix transcriptional regulator, protein MKKNERLVAELFFINQRKKFNLTDLMEHFSISKRTALRDITELESLGAPIYVDKGRYGGYHVLQSCSLPPIYLNQEEWHSIFLSLQLLRSISNTPFNHSYQELKQKLLHILPPNNHDSYHELDQLIVFEGVSAGHSCPLLPQIFAAIWEEQAISILYTRYKKDNRLIQPIQLLMNFGEWYLLAWDFDKKEFRKFRCDFIQEMTISDIEPLNTGLEELLNQYMVEKRENRPLKFIAKLEDSHVPLFKNREYDAVQLIQKQEDYFLVGHYNQQELPFLLNYFLTFGPGLTLLFPTDLVDSFKVHLQHMLDNY, encoded by the coding sequence ATGAAAAAGAATGAACGACTCGTTGCTGAACTTTTCTTTATTAATCAAAGAAAAAAATTTAACTTAACTGATTTAATGGAACATTTTTCCATCTCAAAAAGAACTGCTCTTCGTGACATCACAGAATTAGAATCGTTAGGTGCTCCTATATATGTCGATAAAGGAAGGTACGGCGGTTACCATGTCTTACAAAGTTGTAGCCTTCCACCTATTTACCTTAATCAAGAGGAATGGCATTCTATTTTTCTTTCACTCCAACTATTAAGGAGTATATCTAACACACCTTTTAATCATTCTTATCAGGAGTTGAAACAAAAATTACTACATATTTTACCTCCTAATAATCACGATAGTTATCATGAGCTAGATCAACTTATCGTGTTTGAAGGAGTTTCTGCTGGTCACTCTTGCCCATTACTTCCTCAAATTTTTGCAGCCATTTGGGAGGAACAAGCTATCTCAATTCTTTATACACGCTATAAAAAAGACAATAGACTTATTCAACCTATCCAGCTCCTCATGAATTTTGGTGAGTGGTATCTCCTTGCTTGGGATTTTGATAAAAAAGAATTTAGAAAGTTTCGTTGTGATTTCATTCAAGAAATGACAATCAGTGATATTGAGCCTTTAAATACAGGTTTAGAAGAACTATTAAATCAGTACATGGTAGAAAAAAGAGAGAACCGTCCATTAAAATTTATTGCTAAACTAGAAGATTCTCATGTACCTTTGTTTAAGAATAGAGAATACGATGCTGTTCAGCTTATTCAAAAACAAGAAGACTATTTTCTTGTCGGCCATTATAACCAACAGGAACTACCTTTTCTTCTCAACTATTTTTTAACATTTGGTCCTGGACTAACCCTGCTTTTTCCTACTGACTTAGTTGACTCTTTCAAAGTTCATTTACAACATATGCTAGATAACTACTAA
- a CDS encoding nucleotide pyrophosphohydrolase: MDSMSKVKQFREERDWRQFHNEKDLALSISLEASELLEIYQWRTPEEGNEDLEHIKEELADVLIYSYMMADNLNLDIDDIIAEKLVKNAVKYPVEACLENNKKRRRNR; encoded by the coding sequence ATGGACAGTATGTCTAAAGTAAAACAATTCAGAGAAGAACGGGACTGGCGACAGTTTCATAACGAAAAAGATTTAGCTTTATCTATTTCATTAGAAGCAAGTGAACTTCTAGAAATATACCAATGGAGAACACCAGAAGAAGGAAATGAGGATTTAGAGCATATTAAAGAAGAATTAGCAGATGTTCTAATTTATTCTTATATGATGGCTGATAATTTAAACTTAGATATTGATGATATAATTGCAGAGAAGCTGGTAAAAAATGCTGTTAAGTATCCAGTGGAAGCTTGTTTAGAGAATAATAAGAAGAGAAGAAGGAATAGGTGA